One genomic window of Fusarium verticillioides 7600 chromosome 2, whole genome shotgun sequence includes the following:
- a CDS encoding amidophosphoribosyltransferase produces the protein MCGVSAILLGDQEATSAAIDLHETLYYLQHRGQDAAGIAVCQGGRVSQCKGLGMASKVFSDGRRLEHLPGYMGLGHVRYPTMGTASASEAQPFYVNAPFGISMSVNGNLVNTEYLRKFLDEEAHRHVNSDSDSELLLNIFAHGLQQLGKTRANSEDIFTALGDVYAKCQGAFACTAMIAGFGILAFRDANGIRPLCIGSRPSATLPGTEDYLVASESVVLKQLGFSNIVDILPGQACFLQKGCGPKFRQIVNDRPYTPDCFEFVYVARPDSTMDGISVYRSRQNMGEKLAKKVRAVLGEKGVQEIDAVIPVPETSNIAAATLAEKLGKPYVTALIKNRYVQRTFILPNQALRMKSVRRKLSPIDSEFRGKNLILVDDSVVRGTTSGQIVQMAREAGAAKVIFVSASPECIYPHIYGIDLADPVDLVAHGRTNQQIADYIGADQVIFQDLDGPDGLKAACMEAAEDTSKVTSFETGVFSGCYVTEVPEGYFEHLSDLRSGKRKAKTTLTNIKAGGDEGGNVVVSSGPTNGPEADEREDISLHNMASEQITTS, from the exons ATGTGTGGTGTTTCGGCCATTTTG CTGGGTGACCAGGAGGCTACCTCCGCTGCCATTGATCTCCACGAGACATTGTATTATCTCCAACAT CGTGGACAAGATGCTGCAGGTATCGCTGTCTGCCAGGGTGGACGGGTTTCTCAATGCAAGGGTCTCGGTATGGCCAGCAAGGTCTTTTCTGATGGCCGACGACTTGAGCATCTCCCCGGTTACATGG GCCTGGGCCATGTTCGTTACCCTACCATGGGAACTGCTTCTGC CTCCGAAGCTCAACCTTTCTACGTCAACGCCCCTTTCGGTATCTCCATGAGCGTCAACGGTAACCTCGTCAACACCGAATACCTCCGCAAGTTCCTCGACGAGGAAGCCCACCGACACGTCAACTCCGATTCCGACTCAGAGCTCCT cctcaacatcttcgccCACGGCCTCCAGCAGCTCGGCAAGACTCGCGCCAACTCGGAGGATATCTTCACTGCTCTCGGCGATGTCTACGCCAAGTGCCAGGGCGCTTTCGCATGCACTGCCATGATCGCTGGTTTTGGCATTCTTGCGTTCCG TGATGCCAACGGTATCCGACCTCTTTGCATTGGTTCTCGACCTTCCGCCACACTCCCCGGCACTGAAGATTACCTCGTTGCCTCCGAATCCGTTGTGCTGAAGCAGCTCGGCTTCTCGAACATCGTCGACATCCTCCCCGGTCAGGCCTGTTTCCTGCAGAAGGGATGTGGTCCCAAGTTCCGTCAGATTGTCAACGACCGACCTTACACACCCGATTGCTTCGAATTCGTATACGTTGCTCGTCCTGACTCAACCATGGACGGAATCTCGGTGTACCGCAGCCGACAAAACATGGGAgagaagctggccaagaaggtccGCGCGGTTCTCGGAGAGAAGGGAGTTCAAGAGATTGATGCAG TCATCCCTGTTCCAGAG ACAAGTAACATCGCCGCTGCTActcttgctgagaagcttggcaaaccATACGTCACAGCTCTAATTAAGAACCGATATGTTCAACGAACCTTCATCCTTCCCAACCAAGCTCTTCGAATGAAGAGTGTTCGCCGCAAGCTTTCACCCATCGACTCAGAATTCCGAGGAAAGAACCTCATCCTAGTGGATGATAGTGTCGTGCGTGGCA CTACATCTGGACAAATC GTTCAAATGGCTAGAGAAGCTGGTGCTGCTAAGGTCATCTTTGTTTCAGCCTCTCCAGAGTGCATATATCCCCATATC TATGGCATTGATCTTGCGGACCCTGTTG ATTTGGTTGCTCATGGCCGAACAAACCAACAAATTGCCGACTACATCGGTGCCGACCAGGTCAtcttccaagatcttgatgggcCTGATGGTCTGAAGGCCGCGTGTatggaggctgctgaggacACGAGTAAGGTCACAAGTTTTGAAACCGGTGTTTTCAGTGGCTGTTATGTCACAGAAGTGCCGGAAGGATACTTCGAACATCTCAGTGATCTCCGTAGCGGCAAGCGGAAGGCGAAGACCACCTTGACGaacatcaaggctggtggtgatgagggcGGAAACGTGGTTGTCAGCTCTGGGCCTACAAATGGgcctgaggctgatgagCGAGAAGATATCAG TCTTCACAACATGGCTAGTGAACAGATCACAACCTCATAG
- a CDS encoding NCS1 family nucleobase:cation symporter-1: METRSRFRVWADKVAVESEPGLTKTQLMLTNHDLKPVEAERRQWGPWNFVGFWIADSFNINTWMISSSMIVNGLSWWQAWLCVWIGYSITGIFVAINARFGAMYHIGFPVANRTSFGIWGSLWPVLNRAAMACVWYGVQAYIGGDCIYLMIRAIWKSWANVPNTFSDGSGTDTAHFASFFIFWLVSLPALWFPVHKVRHLFTVKAYVVPVAGITFLAWTISRAGGIGPIVKAGNKVHGSDLAWEMVKGIMSSISNFAALIVNASDFSRFAQKPRDAVWPQLITIPFGFAITSFIGIMVSSASSVLYEEAIWNPLDLLDRFIDDGSSGERFGVFFLATCFALAQLATNISANSISAGTDLTALLPRWVNIRRGSYVCAVVGLCICPWQLLKDSNQFTTYLSAYSVFLSSIAGVMVSDYYIVRKGYVDTKELYDGRKEGPYYFTGGFNWRGYVAYIAGIVINVVGFADAVGAKNVPQGAIYIYQLNYFCGFIVASAMYWALCRISPVPATSDRWMEVGDEIDDIRVAYNSRTPSYDEEIAGSEAPKAVDETKHF, translated from the exons ATGGAGACCAGATCACGATTTAGGGTCTGGGCTGATAAAGTCGCCGTTGAGTCTGAACCTGGCTTGACTAAGACCCAGCTTATG CTTACGAACCACGATCTCAAACCCGTCGAGGCGGAGCGCCGACAATGGGGCCCATGGAACTTTGTTGGTTTCTGGATCGCCGAttctttcaacatcaacacttGGAtgatttcatcatcaatgatTGTCAATGGTCTGTCATGGTGGCAAGCCTGGCTCTGTGTCTGGATCGGATACAGTATCACTGGTATCTTTGTCGCAATCAATGCTCGTTTCGGTGCTATGTACCACATTGGTTTCCCTGTTGCCAACAGAACCTCCTTTGGTATCTGGGGTAGCTTGTGGCCTGTACTGAACCGTGCTGCTATGG CCTGTGTATGGTATGGAGTGCAGGCTTACATTGGTGGTGACTGTATCTATCTCATGATCCGCGCCATCTGGAAGTCATGGGCCAATGTTCCCAACACTTTCAGCGACGGCTCGGGCACCGATACCGCACACTTcgcttccttcttcatcttttggCTTGTATCGCTTCCAGCGCTCTGGTTCCCTGTCCACAAGGTCCGACATCTCTTCACTGTCAAGGCATACGTTGTTCCCGTGGCTGGAATTACCTTCCTGGCTTGGACCATCTCGCGTGCAGGTGGTATTGGCCCCATTGTAAAGGCTGGTAACAAGGTCCACGGCAGCGACTTGGCCTGGGAAATGGTCAAGGGCATCATGTCTTCTATTTCTAACTTTGCGGCACTCATTGTCAATGCCAGCGACTTTTCTCGATTTGCGCAGAAGCCCAGAGACGCCGTCTGGCCCCAGCTGATCACGATCCCCTTCGGTTTCGCCATCACTTCATTCATCGGCATCATggtctcttcagcttcttccgTCCTGTACGAAGAGGCCATCTGGAACccccttgatcttctggataGATTCATTGACGATGGAAGCTCGGGCGAGCGCTTTggtgtcttcttccttgctACATGCTTCGCCCTAGCTCAGCTTGCGACCAACATCTCAGCGAATAGTATATCAGCAGGCACTGACTTGACTGCTCTCCTCCCTCGTTGGGTCAATATCCGTCGTGGAAGCTACGTTTGCGCCGTCGTTGGCCTGTGTATCTGTCCCTGgcagcttctcaaggacagCAATCAATTTACGACCTACCTTTCAGCCTACAGTGTGTTCCTGAGCTCAATCGCTGGTGTTATGGTTTCCGATTACTACATCGTGCGCAAGGGTTACGTTGATACCAAGGAACTCTACGACGGTCGAAAAGAAGGGCCGTACTACTTCACAGGTGGTTTCAACTGGCGTGGCTATGTTGCTTACATCGCCGGAATTGTCATCAACGTAGTCGGTTTCGCCGATGCTGTTGGCGCCAAGAACGTTCCACAGGGCGCGATCTATATCTATCAGCTCAACTACTTCTGTGGTTTCATCGTTGCATCGGCGATGTACTGGGCCCTATGCAGAATCTCACCAGTGCCAGCGACCAGCGATCGATGGAtggaggttggtgatgagatcgatGATATTCGAGTCGCTTATAACTCGAGAACTCCATCATATGACGAAGAGATTGCGGGGAGTGAAGCGCCAAAGGCAGTAGACGAGACGAAACATTTTTGA
- a CDS encoding NCS1 family nucleobase:cation symporter-1: MQLTNHDLKPVEAERRQWGPWNFVGFWIADSFNINTWMISSSMIVNGLSWWQAWLCVWIGYSITGIFVAINARFGAMYHIGFPVANRTSFGIWGSLWPVLNRAAMACVWYGVQAYIGGDCIYLMIRAIWKSWANVPNTFSDGSGTDTAHFASFFIFWLVSLPALWFPVHKVRHLFTVKAYVVPVAGITFLAWTISRAGGIGPIVKAGNKVHGSDLAWEMVKGIMSSISNFAALIVNASDFSRFAQKPRDAVWPQLITIPFGFAITSFIGIMVSSASSVLYEEAIWNPLDLLDRFIDDGSSGERFGVFFLATCFALAQLATNISANSISAGTDLTALLPRWVNIRRGSYVCAVVGLCICPWQLLKDSNQFTTYLSAYSVFLSSIAGVMVSDYYIVRKGYVDTKELYDGRKEGPYYFTGGFNWRGYVAYIAGIVINVVGFADAVGAKNVPQGAIYIYQLNYFCGFIVASAMYWALCRISPVPATSDRWMEVGDEIDDIRVAYNSRTPSYDEEIAGSEAPKAVDETKHF; the protein is encoded by the exons ATGCAGCTTACGAACCACGATCTCAAACCCGTCGAGGCGGAGCGCCGACAATGGGGCCCATGGAACTTTGTTGGTTTCTGGATCGCCGAttctttcaacatcaacacttGGAtgatttcatcatcaatgatTGTCAATGGTCTGTCATGGTGGCAAGCCTGGCTCTGTGTCTGGATCGGATACAGTATCACTGGTATCTTTGTCGCAATCAATGCTCGTTTCGGTGCTATGTACCACATTGGTTTCCCTGTTGCCAACAGAACCTCCTTTGGTATCTGGGGTAGCTTGTGGCCTGTACTGAACCGTGCTGCTATGG CCTGTGTATGGTATGGAGTGCAGGCTTACATTGGTGGTGACTGTATCTATCTCATGATCCGCGCCATCTGGAAGTCATGGGCCAATGTTCCCAACACTTTCAGCGACGGCTCGGGCACCGATACCGCACACTTcgcttccttcttcatcttttggCTTGTATCGCTTCCAGCGCTCTGGTTCCCTGTCCACAAGGTCCGACATCTCTTCACTGTCAAGGCATACGTTGTTCCCGTGGCTGGAATTACCTTCCTGGCTTGGACCATCTCGCGTGCAGGTGGTATTGGCCCCATTGTAAAGGCTGGTAACAAGGTCCACGGCAGCGACTTGGCCTGGGAAATGGTCAAGGGCATCATGTCTTCTATTTCTAACTTTGCGGCACTCATTGTCAATGCCAGCGACTTTTCTCGATTTGCGCAGAAGCCCAGAGACGCCGTCTGGCCCCAGCTGATCACGATCCCCTTCGGTTTCGCCATCACTTCATTCATCGGCATCATggtctcttcagcttcttccgTCCTGTACGAAGAGGCCATCTGGAACccccttgatcttctggataGATTCATTGACGATGGAAGCTCGGGCGAGCGCTTTggtgtcttcttccttgctACATGCTTCGCCCTAGCTCAGCTTGCGACCAACATCTCAGCGAATAGTATATCAGCAGGCACTGACTTGACTGCTCTCCTCCCTCGTTGGGTCAATATCCGTCGTGGAAGCTACGTTTGCGCCGTCGTTGGCCTGTGTATCTGTCCCTGgcagcttctcaaggacagCAATCAATTTACGACCTACCTTTCAGCCTACAGTGTGTTCCTGAGCTCAATCGCTGGTGTTATGGTTTCCGATTACTACATCGTGCGCAAGGGTTACGTTGATACCAAGGAACTCTACGACGGTCGAAAAGAAGGGCCGTACTACTTCACAGGTGGTTTCAACTGGCGTGGCTATGTTGCTTACATCGCCGGAATTGTCATCAACGTAGTCGGTTTCGCCGATGCTGTTGGCGCCAAGAACGTTCCACAGGGCGCGATCTATATCTATCAGCTCAACTACTTCTGTGGTTTCATCGTTGCATCGGCGATGTACTGGGCCCTATGCAGAATCTCACCAGTGCCAGCGACCAGCGATCGATGGAtggaggttggtgatgagatcgatGATATTCGAGTCGCTTATAACTCGAGAACTCCATCATATGACGAAGAGATTGCGGGGAGTGAAGCGCCAAAGGCAGTAGACGAGACGAAACATTTTTGA
- a CDS encoding mitotic spindle assembly checkpoint protein MAD2: METGPLIPASQASHLLSSFTTFLTLTLHTLLYHRALYPKTTFLTARALNLPVHQSRHPGLCTWINDAVASVAAQLRKGTVRRIAIAMHAAKTFDVLERWVFDVDLFPAGWGDREEATYNPALVEGDDDGVVNWADVNEALRGALTRIAQKAEMMPDLPHGSTFTVAVELRDDANAPIGHPQHWIPSQPNLQPPNDTSLKQGSSLGGQSTIAIRSVQAGPLFFNCWIEQSEPTTS, from the exons ATGGAAACGGGCCCTTTGATCCCCGCCTCTCAAGCATCCCATCTCCTCTCATCGTTCACAACCTTCCTAACACTAACCCTCCACACCCTCCTCTACCATCGCGCTCTCTACCCCAAAACTACCTTTCTAACGGCTCGAGCCCTGAATCTCCCCGTCCATCAATCTCGTCATCCCGGCCTCTGCACATGGATAAACGACGCTGTAGCTTCAGTAGCAGCACAGCTACGCAAAGGCACAGTACGCCGTATAGCCATTGCGATGCATGCTGCCAAGACCTTTGATGTGCTGGAGAGATGGgtctttgatgttgatctgTTTCCTGCTGGGTGGGGTGATAGAGAAGAGGCGACCTACAATCCTGCGTTGGTAGagggtgacgatgatggtgtgGTGAATTGGGCCGATGTTAATGAGGCGCTGAGAGGTGCCCTGACGAGAATAGCAcagaaggctgagatgatgcCTGATTTACCTCACGGGAGCACTTTTACTGTTGCCGTTGAGTTACGTGATGATGCAAATGCACCTATAGGT catcctcaacattgGATACCATCTCAGCCAAatcttcaaccaccaaacGACACCTCATTAAAGCAGGGCTCCTCTCTTGGCGGCCAAAGTACAATAGCGATTCGGTCTGTCCAAGCCGGTCCTTTATTCTTTAACTGCTGGATCGAACAAAGCGAACCCACAACCTCATAA
- a CDS encoding amidophosphoribosyltransferase — protein sequence MTDIVVTRREKFSQHSILSNLSTNYFRDTIFNMCGVSAILLGDQEATSAAIDLHETLYYLQHRGQDAAGIAVCQGGRVSQCKGLGMASKVFSDGRRLEHLPGYMGLGHVRYPTMGTASASEAQPFYVNAPFGISMSVNGNLVNTEYLRKFLDEEAHRHVNSDSDSELLLNIFAHGLQQLGKTRANSEDIFTALGDVYAKCQGAFACTAMIAGFGILAFRDANGIRPLCIGSRPSATLPGTEDYLVASESVVLKQLGFSNIVDILPGQACFLQKGCGPKFRQIVNDRPYTPDCFEFVYVARPDSTMDGISVYRSRQNMGEKLAKKVRAVLGEKGVQEIDAVIPVPETSNIAAATLAEKLGKPYVTALIKNRYVQRTFILPNQALRMKSVRRKLSPIDSEFRGKNLILVDDSVVRGTTSGQIVQMAREAGAAKVIFVSASPECIYPHIYGIDLADPVDLVAHGRTNQQIADYIGADQVIFQDLDGPDGLKAACMEAAEDTSKVTSFETGVFSGCYVTEVPEGYFEHLSDLRSGKRKAKTTLTNIKAGGDEGGNVVVSSGPTNGPEADEREDISLHNMASEQITTS from the exons ATGACCGATATCGTCGTGACCAGAAGAGAAAAATTTTCCC AACACTCGATtctctccaacctctccaCGAACTATTTCCGTGACACGATATTCAACATGTGTGGTGTTTCGGCCATTTTG CTGGGTGACCAGGAGGCTACCTCCGCTGCCATTGATCTCCACGAGACATTGTATTATCTCCAACAT CGTGGACAAGATGCTGCAGGTATCGCTGTCTGCCAGGGTGGACGGGTTTCTCAATGCAAGGGTCTCGGTATGGCCAGCAAGGTCTTTTCTGATGGCCGACGACTTGAGCATCTCCCCGGTTACATGG GCCTGGGCCATGTTCGTTACCCTACCATGGGAACTGCTTCTGC CTCCGAAGCTCAACCTTTCTACGTCAACGCCCCTTTCGGTATCTCCATGAGCGTCAACGGTAACCTCGTCAACACCGAATACCTCCGCAAGTTCCTCGACGAGGAAGCCCACCGACACGTCAACTCCGATTCCGACTCAGAGCTCCT cctcaacatcttcgccCACGGCCTCCAGCAGCTCGGCAAGACTCGCGCCAACTCGGAGGATATCTTCACTGCTCTCGGCGATGTCTACGCCAAGTGCCAGGGCGCTTTCGCATGCACTGCCATGATCGCTGGTTTTGGCATTCTTGCGTTCCG TGATGCCAACGGTATCCGACCTCTTTGCATTGGTTCTCGACCTTCCGCCACACTCCCCGGCACTGAAGATTACCTCGTTGCCTCCGAATCCGTTGTGCTGAAGCAGCTCGGCTTCTCGAACATCGTCGACATCCTCCCCGGTCAGGCCTGTTTCCTGCAGAAGGGATGTGGTCCCAAGTTCCGTCAGATTGTCAACGACCGACCTTACACACCCGATTGCTTCGAATTCGTATACGTTGCTCGTCCTGACTCAACCATGGACGGAATCTCGGTGTACCGCAGCCGACAAAACATGGGAgagaagctggccaagaaggtccGCGCGGTTCTCGGAGAGAAGGGAGTTCAAGAGATTGATGCAG TCATCCCTGTTCCAGAG ACAAGTAACATCGCCGCTGCTActcttgctgagaagcttggcaaaccATACGTCACAGCTCTAATTAAGAACCGATATGTTCAACGAACCTTCATCCTTCCCAACCAAGCTCTTCGAATGAAGAGTGTTCGCCGCAAGCTTTCACCCATCGACTCAGAATTCCGAGGAAAGAACCTCATCCTAGTGGATGATAGTGTCGTGCGTGGCA CTACATCTGGACAAATC GTTCAAATGGCTAGAGAAGCTGGTGCTGCTAAGGTCATCTTTGTTTCAGCCTCTCCAGAGTGCATATATCCCCATATC TATGGCATTGATCTTGCGGACCCTGTTG ATTTGGTTGCTCATGGCCGAACAAACCAACAAATTGCCGACTACATCGGTGCCGACCAGGTCAtcttccaagatcttgatgggcCTGATGGTCTGAAGGCCGCGTGTatggaggctgctgaggacACGAGTAAGGTCACAAGTTTTGAAACCGGTGTTTTCAGTGGCTGTTATGTCACAGAAGTGCCGGAAGGATACTTCGAACATCTCAGTGATCTCCGTAGCGGCAAGCGGAAGGCGAAGACCACCTTGACGaacatcaaggctggtggtgatgagggcGGAAACGTGGTTGTCAGCTCTGGGCCTACAAATGGgcctgaggctgatgagCGAGAAGATATCAG TCTTCACAACATGGCTAGTGAACAGATCACAACCTCATAG